The Macaca fascicularis isolate 582-1 chromosome 5, T2T-MFA8v1.1 genome segment ttaggctgggcatgggtACCTTGTGCTTGCTCACTTCTGTGGCTGACAGGTCACCATTTCCTTCTGGGTTGTCTGCAGTCAGCTGGTTCTCTTCATGTCTGTCGATGCTGGCAGAAATTGGCACACATTCTGCTGTGCTGGTGGAGATGATGGCAGCATCGCTCAAGTCTTCCACTCTTGTGATGGTCAGCCGATCTTCATCCTGGAGGACAGCACCAATCATGACTGCTTCACACCCTTCAGAGGTGCTTGTGGAAATCATGGCAGTGTCACCCATCTCCTCTGCTGGTGTGACTGAGGCGTGGCCTTCCTCCTGAGGGACAGCACTGGACACTGGGCCCTCACAGTCTTCCACCGAGCTCGTGGAGATGATGGCACTCCCGTCTTTTTCTTCCATGACTGTACCAGCTCGCTCATTTTCACTTTCAACAACTACACCGGAAACAGAAGCCTCACATTCTTCTGCTATGCTAGTGGAAATGAGAGCACATTCATCCTTCTCCTCCTTGCtggttgaggcaagaggacttTCAGCTTCTGGGGATGCACTGGGCATAGGCCCCTCAAAGTCAGCGGTGCTTATCAAGACTGGTCCTGTAGCCCTTTCTTCCACTGCTGCAGCAACTGGCTGGAGACTTTCAGCACACTTGATGGTTGTTGCACTGGAGATAGGCACTTCAAATTCTTCCCCTATGCTTGTGGAAATCATGGCACACTcatctttctcttcatttctacTGACAGTGAGTTGGCTGTTATCTCCTGAGACTGCACTGGGCATGGGGGCTTCAAATTCTTCTGTGTTTACTCTGGTACCTTCCATGTTTTCTTCAGTTCTCAGAGCATTTGAGTGACCTCCTTCCACATCTGTAATTGCGCTTACCTGAGGGGTGTAATCATTTGTGGTACTGGTGGAAATCATCAAGCCTTTGCGTTGATCTTTACCCCCAGCTAAGCTATTCTGGTTGGTAATATCATCACTGGCTGTAGTTGCCATGAGGCCATCACACTCTTCATTTTCTACAGAGGTGATGATGTCCTCATCTTCTTTTTCACTTGGTGATGTGTGGGCAACTTCACATTCTGGGACTTCACCAGATATAAGAATATCGTAACTACCCCCCACAAGGCCAGTGGAAATAGTGGTATCTTCAACTTTTTCGAGCTGACTGTCACTTTGATCAGATGCAGCACTAGTCATAGGACCCTCACAACCTCCTGGAACTGGTGTCACTTCATCCTTTCCTGAGACTGCACTGGTCACACTGCTTTCTACAATCCCTTTTGCACTGGAGCAGATATCTGtgtctttactttctttctctgtgccaCTCATGCTGtcaacattattttcatttgcattcatgatggcagctccagcctcagcttccacaTGCTCTAGCACAGTACCAATCTGACTGTCCCCTTCTGCACTTTCACAAATCAATACCCCTTCACTTTCTTCTCCTAACCCTGTACAAGTTGAAGCATGCCCAATTTCATTTCCTCTTCCAGTACTAGTCACAACACCCTCCCCTTCCTCGTCTTCCTCTTTTGCGCCTGTGCTAGTCACAATGCCTTCATCATCACAAGGACCAGCAGCAACTAATGGTACATTAGTGCCTTCTTTGGCTACTGTGCTGTCCATCGCACTCTCTCCATTTTCTTCCGATTCAGAACTTATAGCAAAACCTTCACTGCTATCTTCTGAACCTGTGCAACTTGCTGGCCCCTCTCCATCTTCTGTTATTCCCGTGCTGGTGACTGCACTCTCACCTTCTGTACCATCATTCACAGAACCATCTCCTTCTTGACTGGCACTTGTTCCTGGTGGTGCATCATTATCTCCCAGGGCAACACCTGCACCCGTAACCATGCGTTCCTCCCGGGGCCCTGCTCTGGTTACTGAGCAGATCACAAAGTTATCACTTCTGCCTTCTGCTCCTGTACATGTCACAGTgccctctgtttcttttttgggTCCCATTCTCATATTTCCCTGGGAGCCATCCACCTCTTCACTGCTTATAGATCCTGCTCTTATTTCTGTCCCAGCACTTGTAACTGCTCCATCACTTTCAACTTCACTAATAAAAGTAATAGTTCCTTCAACTATTTCTGAGTCTCTACTTGAAGAACCATCACAtttctcttcagagcctgcactGGTTACAGCATCATCCTTTTCCTCTGTCACAACGCTATTTACATTGGCTTCGATTTTAACTGCATGTACAGCCAGCAGGTCTGCTGCTCTGTCCTCAGATTCAGCCACAGCACATTCCCCACTTTCCCCTTCCTTAGTGCTTGTGAGGAAGGTTTCACTTTCAGCAAATCCTTCTGTGACAACAGCCCCGCCTTCTTCAGCTGCAGCAAAAACAGTGCATTCACTGGCTTCTGCACCAACATGAAGAGGATTATTTCTGGAATGTGTTCCTATAATGAGGCCTTCATCTGCCTCAATGCTGGTGCAGGGTAAAGCCACCTCACTCTCTCTTGTTTCTGAAGAAGTAGTTGTGGCAGGCCCAGCCTTCACTGGACTTAAGGTGACATCTTTGTCCTTCCCTTCAGTACTAGTGGCAACAGAAGTCTTTTCTGCTCTCCCAGGCCCAGTTGCCACATCCTCAGTTTGTCCATTCCTTTGGTGCAAAACAGAGGGTGCAGAGCCACTTCCAGCACTGGTGTCTACCTCACtgttttcattccttctttcaaCATCAATTGATATGTCTTTCACTTTACCTGGGCCTCTTTTATGCTTAAGTTTGACAGGTTCAGCATATTTTTCTGTACTCATGCCTACAACATGATCAACAGCAAGGCCATCCTTCTTGCCATTCTCTACTGTTGCTTTAACTGTCTGCTTTAAATTGGGCTCTGCATTTAAGTCACTTTCTTTCTTGGCCATGTCCACTAAACCACCTTCTTTGGTAACATTCTCATTTTCCACAATCATGCCCGTTAACTTGCTTGCAAGAGGCATGATTACCTTTCCTTGTTTACCATCCAATAAAGTAGCCTGGTGACCTTCCGGAATGTGTCTTTTGCTAGCGATGCTTGCTTTTGCTGGTGTATCTACTGTGAAACCTTCACCACCTTCTTTGCTGTCACTTGTCTTAAGGACTTCTGATTCCCTAACAGTCAGACTTTGATTAGAGAGAGCAGAGTGATCTACAGGGGAGCTGCTGGCTGTGCCACCTTCTAAAACGGTTCTTTTGTCAAACACAGGAACTACATCTGGATCATAAGATTCCCTCAGAGGCACAACAGTCACTAAACTTAAGGATGGAGAGGAGTCTAAATTTGTGGAATGTTCAAGAGCAGCATCTCCTTGAGCAACATGTTCTTCAGCAGCTGTGTTTTTCAAATTCTTCTGTACCCTATCATTTTCTGATGGGGCACTCAGTAACATTCTATGAACAGTTTCAGAATCTATATTCACTTCATTAGTTCCTCTATGAATGGGTTCTTTCTCCCCAGGGTTGAGCTTGGACACAGCACTTTGGATATGCATTTTCTTGGTCAGGGTGCTTCTATGGTCGGTATGCTTTTCAGAATTACTATTAACTCCTGTTCCACGGCCTGGCTTATAAGCTGGAGCTGTTGTTTTTGAATCTGCTGTGCAAGTTCTCAATTCGTCCTTTAGAACTGTGGCAGAAgtttttggtttcatattttcAGAGTCAATGTCTTGCTGAGAATTACTATTGCGGCTGTCTTGGGTTTTAGATACTTCAAACACATTTTCAACACCTGGCTCAAAATCAATTTCCATTGGCTCTTGTTCAGGGATCAATGTCGTATCACCACTCTTTTTTGGTCTCTGAAGGGAAGAACCGCTGGGAGCGCTCAAAGTGTTTGCTGCTAGCTTTTCTTCTCCTTTAGTCATTTCTTGTGACAAGCTTCCTCTCCGATTTTCACACAATCTTCTACTTAATTTCTTTTCCATGAGTGAACTATTACCTCTGGCCTTCTCATGATTACTGTCACTTTCTTTACCATCCTTGTCATctgccttattttcttccttcttttttatgtctttacTACTATGTTTCAAGCTCCTGCTTTTGTGGCCATCTGACAACTTTCTCTCAAGCCTAGTGGAAGTGGAGTCTTTATCACTCTTATATTTCTCCTTTGCTAATGGTAACTTGGTTCTATGACTAGAATCCTTCTGTGTACTATGTGCTGAAGAAGAAGCAGCCTCTAATACAGGTTCAACACCAGTTTCTTCAAAAGGTTTGTCTTCAACTTTAGACTTTCGCTGTTTTTCTGAGtcattttcttctgtgttcttctccttgtctggttttggagTGGTTGCCTGTTTTGTGACACCTTCTTGTAATTCTGTTTCTCCAACTTTTAACTGTTTGCCTTGACTTTTTGATTTAGACTTCAACACAAGTTTCTCTTCTAACAAGCTCTTTGTTCGTCGTTTCTCCTTGTGAACAAACTCTTCTGGTTTCAAATTACTATCCATGTTAGTGGAGTCCATATCACATTTATCTTCCGAATAACTTTCACTTCTTCTCTGTAATGTGATACCATGTTGCTTGGAACCCAGAGAATCtttctgaattttagaatcaCTTGACCTTCTTGATTTGTGCTCTGCCTTAGTTTTTTCGGCTGACAAGCgtctctcttttttgttgttttctttacgAACATTCTCATctgtttttataatatattcagaAACTGGCTTTCCATCTTTGCCTAATACTGATAATTTCCTTTCATTCCTATGTTTACTTTTTCGTTCGGCTTTATCATCTGAAGAAAGTTTTGTTTGTTGACTTTGCTTTTGAATATTTTCCTCTACCTTTAAACCTTTCTCAGAAGAGTGAAGCTCAGTCTCATCACCTGTTTTATGCATACAATCACCTTTATATTTATGTTTCACAGGCAATTTGTCTTCCGATGGAGTTTTCTCTCTTTCAGGCTTCTCCTTGGAGGATTTCACCTCTTTCTTAAGTAGGCTTTTCAAATGTGGTGTTTCAGAATCATCTTTCTTtagatgtttttcatttttaagtatgtttttctgtttctggggCTCTTCGGTGCAAATTTCTGCACGTTCTACTTGCCTTTTTGCATCTCTTGTGTCAGTCTCTTCCTGTGCCCCCTCCATGATAATAGGGGTAGATGTCCGTCTTTTATGTTCTCTTTCTACTTtggattcatttttgttttcatcaacTACATGCAAAGACTCTGAAAGTCTCCGGGCAGGTTTACTTGGTTCACTTTTTGCATGAACATGCTTCAGCTCTTTTGAAgaagacattttttccttttcacaatgctgaaagaaaacaaagattaaaatatgagaaatacCAAAATCAATTTTTAGATTCAAATGTAACATTTGGGTGCACTTAATATGTTGAGTGCTGTCACATATGTAACATCTCACTTAATTCTTGCAAGCAGCCTGTGTAGGTGTCAAAAACtcacctgattttaaaaaatagatattattaacttgattttaaaaagctaaattcctcaaagaactaacaGGAGTTTACAACAACCACACTTCACAATAAAAAAACTAATTCTAAACAATATGAACACAATTTTATGAGATTATTTCTCATAGAGATTTATcacaaaataaagttaaatacttaaaaatatgccATTAAACCATCAGGAAATTGAAGCTCATCATAATTCTATAACTTTACACTCAGGCCTCAAGTAGGTGTGTTAGAAATGAGTTTAGATTATTTCATTCCATGTCTAGTACTCCTTCCAGCATACCACAGGCACTGATTTGTCTATGAATTCTTCAATTCTGAATCACTAGAGCTCACTAATGCTCAGCACTCAATAATAAATACAAGCTAAATAAATGACAGTCCAATGTTCTTTACAGTCAAAAACATAATACATGAAGgcaatttaaaattgaaatacaCTGAAATATAGATTTCCTACATTTTGATTTAGAAACCTGAAATATGTATGGAAACCTCATGAATTTAGGCTACCTGTACAACATTCTATACACGAAGCTTCAAATGTATGCAATAACTCATAGTAAccatatcatatataatatatgcatatgtttatgtattcaaaaaagatactgaGACAAGAGCATCTAAACCTTCCTCCTGGCCCTGTGGTTTGGCCCTAAGTAGGTGATTAATATTAATGAGGGGATGTTGACTAAATCTACTTCAATAAAGACCCACCGACTACTCGCTATAATTATTCTTATGCAAATAATGGGCCAAAGTTCTTAGACAGACCTTTGTGCCTCTAGGTCAGTTTAACACTGCATCTCCTTAAATGTCAACACAAAGATTAATATACTTCTACTAATAACAGGGTCCAGGTCATAACAAGACCTTATTAAATagcttaaaattaaattactcaaagaactAACAGGAGTTTGTGCAACCTAACTTCACAATAAAAAACTAATTCTAAACAATGTGAATACAATCTTATGagataattttttatagagaattATCACAAagttaaatctttaaaaatatgtcattaaaCCATCactatatatttctaaatatgccTTTAATTTCTGagtaaataaatttatgtttgcTGATGATAAACAAATAATCACTAAACTATTGCTTTTTCCCTCTGGAAATAATAAGATATTTTAGCTACAGAACTATAGATAATGTGGCtttgtaaataataattttaaacgAGTGCAAGCAAAAGTTCGTCCCACGAAAATAATCCTGAAAGGGGGAAGAAAACATTGTACATTGCTTTTACTGTTCAAAATGATCAAATCTTGGAAACAACCTAAGCGCTAAAATATAAGGTCATACTCAAATAAATTATGGTATCTACATTAAATGTAACACTACACAATCATTAAATAATTAGGAAGCCCAGAAGGTGACATGAAATgagtaaaatgttaaaaacagttTGCCAGATTACTTGTACTCTAAAAAATTATGTGGACCTGTGGATAAGGAATGAAAGGGAATAAAAAGGATAATTTGTTATAGTGGGGggattttagattttaattttagcctccctttttcttttttttggtcattaCTGGCATTTTTGTTATTGCAATTataagaaatgggaaaagagaagaaaagtagcTATTACCTagataaaagacaaatatataaatCAACTCAACAAAATGGGCAATTTGGGACATAACAAAATGGGGTTTCAAAAATGCTGAATGTAAGTGACTTTTTATTTAACTTGAAAAAAGTCAAATGACATGCTAAGTTTTATTCCAAAGGAATAAACAGCCTATATCTAACAAAACAGCATTTGAAATGAGGTTTTATTAAGACATACCTCACTTGTTTTAAAGGTTTCTTTGGAATCTTCTTCAGATTGCTGTTTCTTTTTGGAGTTCTCTTCAACATTCCTAAGGGTGAAAGTCAAATATAAAGCATGGATCAAATGTGAAAATTTTTCAGGAAggttgaaaacaataaaaagctttcctttactataatttttatttatcttattttattatgattattttttgaggtggagtcttgctcttgttgcccaggctggagtgcaatcgcgcaatcttggctcgctgcaatctccgctcctgagttcaagtaattctcctgcctcagccttccaagtagctgggattacaggcatgcaccacaatgcctggctaattttgtatttttagtacagacagagtttcaccatgttggtcaggctggtctcaaactcctgacctcatgtgatccacccgcccctgcctcccaaagtgctgggattaaaggcatgagccacagcgcccagccgtTTACTATAATTTATACACTTAATCGATAAATGGAGACTTGTTACATTTCAATTTAAATCCTATCAATTATTGGTCAACAAAGGAGAGCACAATCCCAAATATGGCATGAACTGTTCTTGGTGCTAAAGGAAAGTACAGCCGAAACAAAAATTCCTAATTTGTTGCTTAAAGATGAATGTTTTATGGGCTATAATTACACTTCAAAATTACTATCTTTTGAGTAAAGAGGGAAGTCTTATTTATTCAGCTCAATTAAGGATGAGATGCAATAACAGTAAGAAATTTGAGAGCTTACTACTCTTCCAAGTTCTGCAAATTATCAAATCAGTTATCTTGAAGTCTGTGATAAATTTACATAAATGCAACTTGATGGAATAAACAAATTGCAGCCCATGGCTCACAAGACTTCATAGCTACCCTCAAGAGTCTCTTTAGCTTTCTAATTCTTAAAAAGTTAACCATGATAATGCAGTTAACAAGGAATCTGGCTCAGATTCTGGGTTGGGGGAAAATCAGGGAATACTGGTAAAACTAAAAGCGTGGAAAGActggaaataataattataaacaagTGGTTACTGAACGCCAACAAGAGGAATACTTCTAGATAACTTCTAGAGGATCCATAAACTCTGAAACTCTAGGGATAATTGTTAGCTTATGCACGTACATTTTTCAGGGGAGAGGGTCTAAAGCTCTCATCAAATTATCAAAAAGATCTGAGACACccaaaaaaattaagatacaCTACTTAGAAATGTTATAGATATTAACATTTTGATACTAAATACGAAACCCTAAGGTCCTTCATAAATATGCAGTAACATACACATCCTAAGTACAACTCTTTAGTGTCACTTCAACGCCTTTCTTCTGAAAGCACCCAGGGGAGTGTTACAAGGGAAACATGACCAGATGAAATATGTACcttgaatctttttttctctttttgcttaaggctacttttttttctaaaactttccGTTCTTTAAGGACTTCTTTAATTCTGGGGGCTTTAGGTTCCAAACTCTTTGTTGATGATTCCTCTAAGTCCACACTACTCCTGCCTAGAAAAGAAGcaatcaataaaatgtatttcagaaaaGTTTTATAAACAGtgtaatattaatttttcattaagaTTTTTCTAATCATTGTTAAAGCCAAAATGGCTTTAATATTCTTAAGCTGTGCTGGAACAGACATAATATTTTAGATGAAGAAGTCTTATCTTTCCTATTTCAAATGATcacataaatgtgtgtatgtgtgaattcatatatTACATAGGATTAGTGCGCAGAGGGAATACAATTTTGTTCAATGCAATATTACAGGTAAATGTTTGACATTTTAGTTATCATAAGCATAGATTAATTTCATTAATCACCAGCAAGGGTTGATAACTCATTGTTAACAATCTGCTTTCCAGTGATAATCAAatcattacagaaaaataaactgctAACAAATGAGTTGCATAAGCTGGTATctgataaaatgtttaattaagatttagcaatataataaaaaagaaaaatgaataaacacatgaGATTAAAACGCAAGGAAATCTTCCACATTTGAGAATAGATCCTTTTATTTTATATCCATGTCTCATAAGTAACATAAGAGTAcctggaaaataatgaaatatataagatagtttaaaatattaaaagttaacATGTATACCTTGACTCTTGGTTTTTGAAGACTTtgtcttttctgctttctgttttcgTTTTTCTTCAAGTTTCTCTCTATTAATTTGCCTTCTTAAAagcctctcttctttttctttggcctaaaaccacaaaatatcCTAACAGATTATTAGGCAAAGGCAGAAACACActgaaaaactgtattttttaaaaattttagtttacCCTTCAGATGTTCTTACAAATTAATGGACTCTGAAAAAATGCACATacactacatatatataaacacatttatctgtatgtgtatacatacatatgtatgtgtatgtttcaATCTGGAagttaccagaaaaaaataaacagttatgAAAATTTGCCATTACTCTTTCAGAATGCCATTAGTTTAAAGAATGGGAAAGGTATTATTTTGGGAAAAAGTGATTAAATAAGCTGGTTGTTTCAATTAAAAAGACAGCTGTGAAAATATCTATGAACATTAAGTATATATAGGTAGGTGTTTATAACTTTCCAACTATTCTTATAGAAAAcagttgaaataaaaattcaagtgaTAGGCTAGTTCAACAACATATATGACTTGATGGTTATACGCTTGGGACCCAAGGGACTTGGGATTTGCAGCTGTTGTCTTTTACAGCAGAAAGAATTCACAATCATTGTGCTACTCCCACTACTCTTTTCTGGCCCGGAGTGCCAAAAATCCTAAGCAGGTGCATAACTTCTAACCAAGTAACCTTTTCAAGAGATAagcctgaagggaaagctgatcACCACTAGCATTTTGGGGCAGTTTCTTCAAATCATTTTCCTATGTAACAATATTTCCTGATTCTGaacttttcatattttacaaCTTTTCATACTTTAATGTTTCTAAAATTGTAAGCTATCTTAAAactaacatacatatataacaataaggtagtaattttctttaaaaagcagttaTTAATTCAGTGGtacattttataattagaaatattttcgAATCCAAGAAATAGGTCAATAGCATTTCCATCTCAATAGTATGTTAATAGCTGCATACCATATCCTTGCAGGATTGGATCTACACTTGGTTTAAACATTTCCATACTGTGAAGCATTTAGGTTGTTGCCAGTTTCACTACTATAGGTTGAGCAACCATCATCTGAAAATGTGAACTCTTTAGCACTGACATGCTCTCACAAGttgaaaattccacacctgacttcATGTGACAGGTGGCAGTCAAACTgtagtcaaaactttgtttcatgcaccaAATTATGAAAAACATTGTATAGAATAATTGGCAGGCTATGTGCATAGGTATATAAGACACacaaatgaattttatgtttagacttgggttccATCCCTAAGAtttctcattatgtatatgcaaatattccaaattgtgaaaaattccaaaatttgCAACACCTCTGGTCCCACCCATTTCGGATAAGGGATATTCGCTTGTATTAGTAATGATGACACAAACATCTCTGTCACATGTTTACATCTACTCTACCTAGTTAAATGACAAGGTTCCTACAGGCAAATCCTGTATGTCTCTGCTTCATATGCACACCAGTACCTTGCAGATAAGACTATTTACGTTTGTTAACCTGATGTAGTAGGTTAAAATAACAGAACAAAGTGGACTTACAATGGACTGTCGTCGTTGTTCTACAGTAAGCTCATCATCAGAATCACTATAGTACTTTGAGTAAAGATACGGTTTGTGGACATACGCATGCCgtacactttttgtttttccttcactaGAATCACTagtttgagtttttgttttattctgtttgttcTTCTCTTCATCTGTAAGAAAGTTAATAGAAAGAGGAGTATGTCTGTGAATTAGCATAAAATCAACATTATGCTGTACAAGAAGCAAAAGCAAGATCAATTGGAGG includes the following:
- the BOD1L1 gene encoding biorientation of chromosomes in cell division protein 1-like 1 isoform X8 — encoded protein: MATNPQPQPPPPAPPPPPPQPQPPPPPPGPGAGPGAGGAGGAGAGAGDPQLVAMIVNHLKSQGLFDQFRRDCLADVDTKPAYQNLRQRVDNFVANHLATHTWSPHLNKNQLRNNIRQQVLKSGMLESGIDRIISQVVDPKINHTFRPQVEKAVHEFLATLNHKEEASGNTAPDDEKPDSSLITQGVPAPGPSANVANDAMSILETITSLNQEASAARASTETSNAKTSERASKKLPSQPTTDTGTDKERTSEDMADKEKSTADSGGEGLETAPKSEEFSDLPCPVEEIKNYTKEHNNLILLNKDVQQESSEQKNKSTDKGEKKPDSNEKGERKKEKKEKTEKKFDHSKKSEDTQKVKDEKQAKEKEVESLKLPSDKNSNKAKTVEGTKEDLSLIDSDVDGLTDITVSSVHTSDLSSFEEDTEEEVVMSDSMEEGEITSDDEEKNKQNKTKTQTSDSSEGKTKSVRHAYVHKPYLYSKYYSDSDDELTVEQRRQSIAKEKEERLLRRQINREKLEEKRKQKAEKTKSSKTKSQGRSSVDLEESSTKSLEPKAPRIKEVLKERKVLEKKVALSKKRKKDSRNVEENSKKKQQSEEDSKETFKTSEHCEKEKMSSSKELKHVHAKSEPSKPARRLSESLHVVDENKNESKVEREHKRRTSTPIIMEGAQEETDTRDAKRQVERAEICTEEPQKQKNILKNEKHLKKDDSETPHLKSLLKKEVKSSKEKPEREKTPSEDKLPVKHKYKGDCMHKTGDETELHSSEKGLKVEENIQKQSQQTKLSSDDKAERKSKHRNERKLSVLGKDGKPVSEYIIKTDENVRKENNKKERRLSAEKTKAEHKSRRSSDSKIQKDSLGSKQHGITLQRRSESYSEDKCDMDSTNMDSNLKPEEFVHKEKRRTKSLLEEKLVLKSKSKSQGKQLKVGETELQEGVTKQATTPKPDKEKNTEENDSEKQRKSKVEDKPFEETGVEPVLEAASSSAHSTQKDSSHRTKLPLAKEKYKSDKDSTSTRLERKLSDGHKSRSLKHSSKDIKKKEENKADDKDGKESDSNHEKARGNSSLMEKKLSRRLCENRRGSLSQEMTKGEEKLAANTLSAPSGSSLQRPKKSGDTTLIPEQEPMEIDFEPGVENVFEVSKTQDSRNSNSQQDIDSENMKPKTSATVLKDELRTCTADSKTTAPAYKPGRGTGVNSNSEKHTDHRSTLTKKMHIQSAVSKLNPGEKEPIHRGTNEVNIDSETVHRMLLSAPSENDRVQKNLKNTAAEEHVAQGDAALEHSTNLDSSPSLSLVTVVPLRESYDPDVVPVFDKRTVLEGGTASSSPVDHSALSNQSLTVRESEVLKTSDSKEGGEGFTVDTPAKASIASKRHIPEGHQATLLDGKQGKVIMPLASKLTGMIVENENVTKEGGLVDMAKKESDLNAEPNLKQTVKATVENGKKDGLAVDHVVGMSTEKYAEPVKLKHKRGPGKVKDISIDVERRNENSEVDTSAGSGSAPSVLHQRNGQTEDVATGPGRAEKTSVATSTEGKDKDVTLSPVKAGPATTTSSETRESEVALPCTSIEADEGLIIGTHSRNNPLHVGAEASECTVFAAAEEGGAVVTEGFAESETFLTSTKEGESGECAVAESEDRAADLLAVHAVKIEANVNSVVTEEKDDAVTSAGSEEKCDGSSSRDSEIVEGTITFISEVESDGAVTSAGTEIRAGSISSEEVDGSQGNMRMGPKKETEGTVTCTGAEGRSDNFVICSVTRAGPREERMVTGAGVALGDNDAPPGTSASQEGDGSVNDGTEGESAVTSTGITEDGEGPASCTGSEDSSEGFAISSESEENGESAMDSTVAKEGTNVPLVAAGPCDDEGIVTSTGAKEEDEEGEGVVTSTGRGNEIGHASTCTGLGEESEGVLICESAEGDSQIGTVLEHVEAEAGAAIMNANENNVDSMSGTEKESKDTDICSSAKGIVESSVTSAVSGKDEVTPVPGGCEGPMTSAASDQSDSQLEKVEDTTISTGLVGGSYDILISGEVPECEVAHTSPSEKEDEDIITSVENEECDGLMATTASDDITNQNSLAGGKDQRKGLMISTSTTNDYTPQVSAITDVEGGHSNALRTEENMEGTRVNTEEFEAPMPSAVSGDNSQLTVSRNEEKDECAMISTSIGEEFEVPISSATTIKCAESLQPVAAAVEERATGPVLISTADFEGPMPSASPEAESPLASTSKEEKDECALISTSIAEECEASVSGVVVESENERAGTVMEEKDGSAIISTSSVEDCEGPVSSAVPQEEGHASVTPAEEMGDTAMISTSTSEGCEAVMIGAVLQDEDRLTITRVEDLSDAAIISTSTAECVPISASIDRHEENQLTADNPEGNGDLSATEVSKHKVPMPSLIAENNCRCPGPVREGKEPGPVLTVSTEEGHNLPSVHKPSAGQGHPSAVCAEKEEKYGKECPEVGPFVGRGEQESTLHLINAEEKNVLLNSLQKEDKSPETGTAGGSSTASYSAGRGLEGNANSPAHLRGPEQTSGQTVKDPSVSVHYLAAVNTGAIKADDMPPVQGTAAEHSFLPPEQQGPEDSLKTGTTKCITGQESKIAPSHTMILPATYSVALLAPKCEQDLTVRSDYSGKWTDQASAEKTGDGNSTRKSFPEEGDVMVTVSSEENVCDIAELQKEPLLVNESLNVENSDFRTNEEIHSKSYNKGEISSDRKDNAEAISSHSVEADPKEVEEEERHMPKRKRKKHYLSSEDELDDNPDVLDSRIETAQRQCSATEPHDTKEENSRDLEELSKTSSETNSTASRVMEEKDEYSSSETTGEKPEQNDDDTIKSQEEDQPIIIKRKRGRPRKYPVETTLKMKDDSKTDTGIATVEQSPPSSKLKVMPTDESNKETANLQERSISNDDGEEKTVASVRRRGRKPKRSLTVSDDAESSEPERKRQKSVSEPAEDKKEQESDEEEEEEEEDEPSGATTRSTTRSEAQRSKTQLSPSIKRKREVSPPGARTRGQQRVEEAPVKKAKR